One window of the Labilibaculum sp. genome contains the following:
- a CDS encoding group II intron maturase-specific domain-containing protein, whose amino-acid sequence MLKEKLKLITRKTTPMSFEERIQKLNEVQRGWVNNFRMASILVKLQDLDGWLRNRLRYCIWHHWKKLERKRKNLIRLGVEQGQAYAWSRSRMGGWAIAQSPILVTTITLERLRKRGYESMLDIYKQITPVRRDSLFPLT is encoded by the coding sequence ATGCTGAAAGAAAAGCTCAAACTAATCACTCGAAAAACGACACCGATGAGCTTTGAGGAACGCATCCAAAAACTGAATGAGGTTCAGCGGGGTTGGGTAAATAACTTCCGTATGGCAAGTATTTTAGTCAAACTTCAAGATCTCGACGGTTGGCTGCGCAACAGGCTCAGATATTGCATTTGGCACCATTGGAAAAAACTTGAACGAAAACGGAAAAACCTGATTCGTTTAGGAGTTGAACAAGGACAAGCCTATGCATGGTCTCGTTCACGTATGGGTGGTTGGGCGATTGCTCAGAGTCCTATTTTGGTAACTACTATTACTCTTGAAAGATTGCGGAAACGCGGTTATGAATCTATGCTCGACATTTACAAACAAATCACGCCTGTTCGACGTGATTCCTTATTCCCCTTAACTTAA
- a CDS encoding reverse transcriptase domain-containing protein, translated as MRLLGIPTVTDRLLQQAVLQIITAKFEFDFSDFSFGFRPNRSLHQAVLKAQGYINDGYQHIVDIDLKTFFDEVDHCHLLQQLYRKVKCKATMRLIRKWLRAPILIEGKLVKRRKGVPQGSPLSPLLSNIMLHELDRELEKQGLKFIRYADDFSIYTKSKATARRVGNKVYKFLRNKLKLTINREKSGIRRPVHFTVLGFGFVPTYRKGERGKYQLIVSEKSWCRAKRDHEHL; from the coding sequence ATGCGCTTATTGGGTATCCCGACTGTAACCGACCGTTTGCTTCAGCAAGCGGTACTTCAAATTATCACGGCAAAGTTTGAGTTCGATTTTTCGGACTTTAGCTTTGGGTTCAGACCGAACCGAAGTCTGCATCAGGCAGTACTAAAAGCTCAGGGATATATCAACGATGGCTATCAGCATATTGTAGATATTGACTTGAAGACCTTCTTCGATGAAGTCGATCACTGCCATTTACTGCAACAGCTATATCGCAAGGTAAAATGCAAAGCAACAATGCGTTTAATCCGCAAATGGCTGCGTGCCCCGATCTTAATCGAAGGCAAGTTGGTCAAACGCAGAAAAGGCGTACCGCAGGGGAGTCCATTGAGTCCGTTGCTGTCCAATATCATGTTGCATGAACTGGATCGGGAACTGGAAAAACAGGGATTGAAATTCATCCGCTATGCCGACGATTTTAGTATTTATACCAAATCGAAAGCTACCGCCCGAAGAGTTGGGAACAAGGTTTACAAGTTTTTACGAAATAAACTCAAGTTGACAATTAATCGGGAAAAGAGTGGCATTCGGCGACCTGTTCATTTTACCGTTTTGGGTTTTGGCTTTGTGCCTACCTACAGGAAAGGTGAGCGGGGCAAGTACCAACTGATAGTATCAGAAAAGAGTTGGTGCCGAGCGAAGCGAGACCATGAACACCTTTAA